A window of the Hordeum vulgare subsp. vulgare chromosome 5H, MorexV3_pseudomolecules_assembly, whole genome shotgun sequence genome harbors these coding sequences:
- the LOC123395663 gene encoding flavonoid O-methyltransferase-like protein Os11g0303600 — MATQAQQLAVPTEAELLQGQADLWRHSLYYMTSMAFQCAVKLGIPTTIHSLGGAASLPDLVAALSLPPAKLPYLRRIMRLLATSGVFAADSAAADVVATYRLTPLSWLLLDGVAVDGHPSQTSLVLAATSRHCLEAAMGLSDWFKKDVAASPFQDLHGVTLFDGTMAEQDPEVDAVFNDALASHDNSGFLAVLRECGGTLFQGLESLTDCCGGDGTTARAIVEAFPQIKCTVLDLPRVIDNVPADGVVNYVAGDMFNSVPFAQAVLIKLVLHHWSDEDCVRILAQCKKAIPPREEGGKVIVIDIVVDSSSGPTHEAELLMDVAMMVMTNGRQRDETDWSEIFIKAGFSDYKVVKKLGARGVFEVYP; from the exons CACAGTCTCTACTACATGACCTCCATGGCATTCCAGTGCGCCGTCAAGCTCGGCATCCCGACCACCATCCACAGCCTGGGTGGCGCAGCGTCGCTGCCCGACCTGGTCGCCGCGCTGTCCCTTCCACCCGCCAAGCTGCCTTACCTCCGCCGCATCATGCGGCTGCTGGCGACGTCCGGCGTCTTCGCCGCCGACAGCGCCGCCGCCGACGTGGTCGCCACCTACCGCCTGACCCCGCTCTCCTGGCTTCTCCTTGACGGCGTCGCCGTAGATGGCCACCCGAGCCAAACCTCCCTTGTGCTCGCCGCAACCTCGAGGCACTGCCTTGAGGCTGCCATGGGGCTCTCCGACTGGTTCAAGAAGGACGTGGCGGCGTCGCCGTTCCAGGACCTCCATGGCGTGACCCTCTTCGACGGGACCATGGCGGAGCAAGACCCCGAGGTCGACGCCGTGTTCAACGACGCTCTGGCGTCCCATGACAATTCCGGCTTCCTCGCGGTCTTACGGGAGTGCGGCGGCACCCTCTTCCAGGGGCTCGAGTCCCTGACCGACTGCTGCGGCGGTGACGGCACGACGGCAAGAGCCATCGTGGAGGCCTTCCCGCAAATCAAGTGCACCGTGCTCGACCTGCCGCGGGTGATCGACAATGTCCCAGCCGACGGCGTGGTTAACTACGTCGCCGGTGACATGTTCAACTCCGTCCCATTTGCCCAGGCTGTGTTGATCAAG CTTGTGCTGCACCACTGGAGTGATGAGGACTGCGTGAGGATCCTTGCTCAGTGCAAGAAGGCCATCCCTCCGCGGGAAGAGGGAGGGAAAGTGATTGTCATCGACATAGTTGTAGACTCTTCTTCGGGACCAACACACGAAGCAGAGCTCCTCATGGATGTAGCCATGATGGTGATGACCAATGGCCGGCAGCGGGATGAAACTGACTGGAGCGAGATATTCATCAAGGCAGGATTCAGTGACtataaagttgtgaagaaactaggAGCTCGAGGTGTCTTTGAGGTCTACCCGTGA